The sequence GGCTTTCTCGACCGGATGCGCGAGTTTGGCTACGAGCAACCCGTCGTGATCGTCACCTCCTCCACCAGTGAGGTCGACCGCTCGCGTGCGCTCGGCTATGGCAACGTCGTCACCTTCTGCTCCAAGCCCATGCTCGCCCAGGACCTTGGGCAGGCCCTGGCGAAGGTGGGGTAGGAGTTCAATTTCCGGCCCGTAGGAGAGCGCGCGAAAGCACAAGCAGCAGGATCAGGTGCACCCAGCCGGCCGCAAAGTGGCCGGTGGTGGCAAAGAGATAGAGATTCAGTAAGACTTCAATCGCTACAAGGATCGCGGTCAGGATAAAAGCGTAGCCTCCTCGCGCACGCCATCCGTAGCAGGCCAGTAAATACGAAACTGCCAGTAGACCCGCTCCGATACGCTCCGGCATAGGCAGGGTGGGGGTGCCGGCGATCCAGCCGTAGAGCAGTCCGAAGCAGAGACAGCCGACTGCACCGAGCGTGCGGCTGAGCGCGGCGCCTTTCGGGGACGCGGGGTGGGCTTTGATCCGGCGGTCGACGCGTTGGCGCAGGCGGCTCATGCTAGCTGAGGCAGCGGAGGAAAAGGGTGCGGAAGATGCCCTCCTGCTCGCCCTTGGCGGCGCCGGAGATCTGGCGAAAGGCTTCCAGAAATTCCTGCTGGAAGCGCAATAGCTGCTTGAGCGTGAAGTTGTGGGCGTCTTTCGCCGCCTGCCCGGCCTGCCACGGGGCCATGTTGAGCACCGAGAGCCCCACCTTGCCCCCGCTGTCGGCAAAATAGTGGCCAAATTGCGAACTGGCGCGATCAAGCGATACGCCCCGCCCGCCGCCGAGGTAGCCCGCGTCGTCGAGCGCCCGCAGCTGGATGAGCTGGCTGTTGCGCTTTTGCAGCATCACCAGCAGGGCCCGGCCCTCGCGCCCGGCAAAGAAGTAGCGCCGCAGCGCTTCCATTGCCCAGGGGAGGCGACCGGAGTGGAAGGCAAGCACGGGCTCGTAAAAGCTGCTTTCGCCCGCTTCGGCCACCATCTCGGTCGCGAGTGCTTCGGAGATAGTGGTCGTCTCGCCCGCGACATACGTGGCGAGTTTCTGAAATTCGGAGAGGGCCATGCGCCCGTTGCCGCCCGTCTTCTCGGCGATGATCTCGGCCGCGTTGCCGCCAAAGCTGAGCCCTTCGCGCTTGGCCTCCTGTCGGAGTAGATCCACTACACCTTGGCTGTCGCGCGCCTTTTTGTGCACCGTGGCGTCGCACACCTTCATCAGGGCCTTCTGGGCCTTGCGGCGGCTGTCGAAGGGGCTGGCGCTGAGCAGCACGCTCACGCTTGGGTCGAGCCGTTCGACGAATTCCGCCAGTTGCTCCGCCGTCTTCAGCGCCGCCTCGGTCTTGCCCACCCGATTATCGCCCAGGAAGGTGATGTTGCGAAACCAGACCGCCTTGCGGTCGCTGAACATCGGGAGGGTCCGTACCGCGCTGGTGAAGCGGGCCATCGCTTGCTCCACCTCGTCCGCCACGCTCACCTGGCCGTCTACGACTTCCTTTGCCAGGTCGTCATCCAGGTCGCGCGTCATCTGCTCCCACTGCCGCTTGGCATCGAGCGTCACCTGAAACTCGTCTTCCGGTCCAGCGATGAGAATGGCTTGGGACATGCGATGAGTTTAGGAAACAGCAGAAAAATGAACAGGAGTTAAAAGGGGTTAAAAGGAGTTAAAAGGAGTTTTTTGGCCCAGACGAGGTGCACTCGGCGAAGCGTGGATCATGCTCGATGCCCCGCTTCCTCCTTTTCACTCTTTTTAACTCCTGTTCCAAAATCCCCAGCTTTACTGGCGGACGAGTTTTTCGAGGGCGGCCCAGTAGCGTTGTAGGGTGCCCTGCACTACGTTTTCGGGCAGGTCGGGGGCGGGCGGCGCTTTGTCCCAGGTGAGGCTTTCAAGGTAGTCGCGCACGAACTGCTTGTCGTAAGCCGGTTGAGCGCCGCCGGGCTGGTAGTGCTCTGCGGGCCAGAAGCGGGAGCTGTCGGGCGTCAACACCTCGTCGATCAGCACCAGGTTGCCTTCTTCGTCGGTGCCGAACTCGAACTTGGTATCGGCGAGCAGCAGGTTGCTCTTGCGGGCGGCTGCGGTGCCGAGGGCAAAGAGTTGCAGGCTCACGTCGCGCACCTCGGTGAAGCGTTCGACTCCCAGCAGCTCGACTGCCTGTTCGTGGGTCAGCGGCATGTCGTGGCCGGCCTTGGCCTTGGTGGTGGGGGTGAAGAGCGGCACGGGTAGTTTGTCGCTCTCGCGCAGGCCCTCGGGCAGCGGCTGGCCGAAGAGCTTGCCGGTGCGCACGTAGTCCTTCCAGCCCGAGCCGGCGAGGTAGCCGCGCGCCACGGCCTCGATCGGTAGCGGCTTGAGCTTGCGCACGAGCATGGAGCGCATGATCAGCTCCGGGCGGTCGGCCAGCAGCTCGCGCACGCGGGCATCGTGGTCGGGCACGAGGTGGTTCGTCACGAGGCCCTCGGTCTCACCAAACCAGAAGAGGCTGATTTGGGTGAGGATCATGCCCTTGCCGGGGATGCCCTGCGGCAGGATCACGTCGAAGGCGGAAATTCGGTCGGTCGCGATCATGAGCCAAGCGTCGCCCGCGTCGAACAGCTCACGGACTTTGCCGGTCGCGACTTTCGGGAACGGGAGGCCCTCCACAGTCTGGAGCGGCTCGGTGGGCAGGGCGGATCGGATCTCTTCCAGGCGATACATGATACTAGGGATCGGCGGTAAAAGCGCCATCTTGCGGGTAAATGCGCGCGACGCAAAATTTTTCTCAAAAAAGTCTTGCGCAACCCTACCTGCCTCTTCATGGTCTTGGTCTTTCGCTTCTGAAGAGATTCGAGCGAGAAAACAGTAAGTCCCGTTCGTCTAGCCAGGCCTAGGACACTGGGTTTTCATCCCAGCGACAGGGGTTCGAATCCCCTACGGGACGCCACTTTCTGAAAGACCGCTTTTAACGAAGCGGTCTTTTTGTTTATTAAGATCAGGATCCGGCTGTCCTGTTGCGCGGATAAAGGTGGAATTCGATTTTATCCATTTGACCGTTGTTAACGCTATGGTGGCACCCCTGCCGGGGTGCATTTTTGACCTTGATTCCCCGGGGGGTCGGCCCGCTGATGCGGACCTCAACCCCGCGCAAAGAGCTGACAAGCCTCCGGCTTGCTGGATGATCCAGCATCCCGGAGGGATGTCAGCGAGATAGCCGGTGGTTGAGGACGCTTGGCGTCCGACACCACAGGACCGTACCGAACCAAAGTCCGTACCCTGAAGGGGTGCCACTACGGAAAGGTCCACTCAACGAGACACTAGTTGCCCGCGAGGGCCGTCACTCAGGCAATCCCTACCCCCGCAGGATGCCATCGATCTCCTCCAGCTCGTCGGGGCTGAATTCCAGGTGTTTCAGGGTCTTGAGGTTGTCTTCGAGTTGGGAGACGCGGCTGGCACCGATGAGGACGGAGGTGATGGTGTCGAGGCGGAGGATCCAGGCGAGGGCCATTTGGGCGAGCGTCTGTCCACGGCCTTCGGCAATGACGTTGAGGCGGCGCGCTCGCTCGATCTTCTTTTCCGAGACGTCGTCTGCGCGGATGGCACCGTTGCCGCGTCCTTTGCCGGCGCGGGAGTCGTCCGGGATGTTGCCGCCCAGATAGCGCGAGGTGAGGAAGCCTTGGTCGAGCGGGCTGAAGGGGATGCAGCCGATGCCTTCGCGCTCCAGCACGTCGAGCAGGCCGTCTTCGATCCAGCGCTGGTTCATGTTGTAGCGCGGCTGGTGGATCAGGCAGGGCACGCCCATCTCGCGCAGCAGGGCGGCCGCTTCGGCGGTGCGTTCGGGCTCGTAATTGGAGATGCCGGCGTAAAGCGCCTTGCCTTGGTGCACGGCCTGGGCGAGCGCGCCCATGGTCTCTTCCAGCGGGGTATCCGGGTCGGGCCGGTGATGGTAAAAGATGTCGACGTATTCGAGGCCGAGGCGCTGGAGGCTCTGGTCGAGGCTGGCGAGCAGGTATTTGCGGCTGCCGAAATTGCCGTAGGGGCCAGCCCACATGCCGTAGCCGGCTTTGGTGGAGACGACCAGCTCGTCGCGGTAGGGGCGGAGGTCTTTGGCGAGCATCTGGCCAAAATTCTCTTCCGCCGAGCCGTGGGGCGGGCCGTAGTTGTTGGCCAGGTCGAAGTGCGTGATCCCGGCATCGAAGGCGCGGCGGACGATGGCACGTCCGTTTTCGAACGAGTCGAAGGCGCCGAAATTTTGCCAGAGGCCGAGTGAGATCGCCGGCAGCTTGAGGCCGGAGCGACCGCTGCGGCGGTACTGCATGTTTTCGTAGCGGGTGGAGTCGGCGAGGTAAGGCATGGGCAGTGGGTGAAGGGGGTAAAGCCCAAGTTATCGCCCCGCTGCCTGCTCGCCGTCAACGAAGCGGTCGCCTTTTACGGCCTGACCGTCCGCATGTAAGCCTCTAACGGCGTTGATAGAAATCTTCGGAGAGGCCGGATTCGAGCGCTCTGGCGTCGGGAATCTCGTAGGCGTCGAGGATGTTGATCATGCGCTTCATGTCGGCTTCCCACTCGCGGTTTTTCTCCCACTGCTCGAGGCGGATGGCGCGGGCTTGTGCGCTTTCGCCCCAGGGGAGCACCCAGCGGTTGAGCAGCTCGGTGTCGATCGAATCGAGGTGCTTGGCCATCATACGCTCGCCCCAGCCTTCGTAGGTAAAGAAGCGTTCGGGGTTGCGTTCCATTTCCTCCTCCATCGCACGCTCGGCGTCGAAGGCCCGGACTTCGAAGGCGGGGAATACAAAATCGACCGGCACTTCCTTGATCTCACCCACCGCGCTTTCCCGCTTTTCCTTCTCCTGCTCTTCGGGGATATACTGCTTCAGCTTTTCCTCCAGGCGGGCAAAGTAAGCCTTGTCGGCGGCGGACATCTCCAGCGCTTCCTCGGGCGTCTGTTCGGGCTCCTCCTTGGCCTTCAGCGGGCCGTCGCGGACGGCGGGGTCGGATTCCAGGATACGCCGGGGCCGCTGAGCTTCCAGGCACGAAAGCAGCACCACTACCGCGGCAACCGTCCAGAGCACGCGCTTCATGCCACCAATATAGCCGGTTTTAGGGAAAATGCTGCAGCAAAAGCGCTGCTTATTTCACTTTCGTGGCCAAGGCTGATCCTCTCGCGTCGACTGCTGATAGAGCGGGAAGGCGTAGGTGGGG comes from Verrucomicrobiota bacterium JB022 and encodes:
- the holA gene encoding DNA polymerase III subunit delta; its protein translation is MSQAILIAGPEDEFQVTLDAKRQWEQMTRDLDDDLAKEVVDGQVSVADEVEQAMARFTSAVRTLPMFSDRKAVWFRNITFLGDNRVGKTEAALKTAEQLAEFVERLDPSVSVLLSASPFDSRRKAQKALMKVCDATVHKKARDSQGVVDLLRQEAKREGLSFGGNAAEIIAEKTGGNGRMALSEFQKLATYVAGETTTISEALATEMVAEAGESSFYEPVLAFHSGRLPWAMEALRRYFFAGREGRALLVMLQKRNSQLIQLRALDDAGYLGGGRGVSLDRASSQFGHYFADSGGKVGLSVLNMAPWQAGQAAKDAHNFTLKQLLRFQQEFLEAFRQISGAAKGEQEGIFRTLFLRCLS
- a CDS encoding phosphoribosylaminoimidazolesuccinocarboxamide synthase produces the protein MYRLEEIRSALPTEPLQTVEGLPFPKVATGKVRELFDAGDAWLMIATDRISAFDVILPQGIPGKGMILTQISLFWFGETEGLVTNHLVPDHDARVRELLADRPELIMRSMLVRKLKPLPIEAVARGYLAGSGWKDYVRTGKLFGQPLPEGLRESDKLPVPLFTPTTKAKAGHDMPLTHEQAVELLGVERFTEVRDVSLQLFALGTAAARKSNLLLADTKFEFGTDEEGNLVLIDEVLTPDSSRFWPAEHYQPGGAQPAYDKQFVRDYLESLTWDKAPPAPDLPENVVQGTLQRYWAALEKLVRQ
- the mgrA gene encoding L-glyceraldehyde 3-phosphate reductase, producing MPYLADSTRYENMQYRRSGRSGLKLPAISLGLWQNFGAFDSFENGRAIVRRAFDAGITHFDLANNYGPPHGSAEENFGQMLAKDLRPYRDELVVSTKAGYGMWAGPYGNFGSRKYLLASLDQSLQRLGLEYVDIFYHHRPDPDTPLEETMGALAQAVHQGKALYAGISNYEPERTAEAAALLREMGVPCLIHQPRYNMNQRWIEDGLLDVLEREGIGCIPFSPLDQGFLTSRYLGGNIPDDSRAGKGRGNGAIRADDVSEKKIERARRLNVIAEGRGQTLAQMALAWILRLDTITSVLIGASRVSQLEDNLKTLKHLEFSPDELEEIDGILRG